In one window of Chanodichthys erythropterus isolate Z2021 chromosome 23, ASM2448905v1, whole genome shotgun sequence DNA:
- the LOC137014343 gene encoding uncharacterized protein yields MREAGQRVQPNLSRFTVASVIRTFRLENRTERRHHGGGRGQMFTGVQEAAIVNLVLENNEIRLREIQSHIIQDNTLFNNIQRVSLSTLARILKRNQIRMKPLYKVPFERNSQRNKEFRRAYVDGVLEMDAHAIPHEFIFIDEAGFNLAKTRRRGRNLIGHRAIIDVPGQRGGNITMCAAISNMHGVLHRHAKLGPYNTAHILTFLDRLHNILIPPERMNDADHQRNRYVVVWDNVSFHRAAPVQNWFADHPTFLVQYLPPYSPFLNPIEEFFSAWRWKVYDRQPFVRMPLVQAMEEACDEIDVGAIQGWIRHSRRFFPRCLAREDIACDVDEALWPDPAVRQDAA; encoded by the exons atgcgtgaggctggacagagagtgcagccaaacttgagccgttttactgtcgcctctgtcatccggacctttagactggagaacag gactgagagacgacaccatggtggaggaaggggccaaatgttcaccggggtacaggaagctgccattgtaaacttggttttggaaaataatgaaatcagattacgagaaattcaaagccacatcatccaagacaacaccttattcaacaacattcaacgagttagtctgtccacattggctcgcattctcaagcgaaaccaaatcagaatgaaaccactttataaggtgccgtttgagagaaactctcaaagaaacaaagagttcagacgagcatatgtggat ggagtactggaaatggatgctcatgcaatcccacatgagttcatctttatagatgaggctgggttcaacctagcaaagaccagaagaagagggagaaacctcattggccacagagccattatagatgttcctggccaacgtggtgggaacatcacaatgtgcgctgccatctccaatatgcatggtgtcctccaccgtcatgccaaacttggaccatacaacacagcccatattctcacatttctggacagacttcacaacattctcataccaccagagcgtatgaatgatgcagaccatcaaagaaaccggtacgttgtagtatgggacaacgtgagctttcatcgtgcagccccagtccaaaactggtttgctgaccacccaacatttctcgtgcaatacctcccaccatactcaccatttctgaaccccatagaagaattcttttcggcatggcggtggaaggtatacgaccggcagccctttgtgcgcatgcctcttgtgcaggccatggaagaggcatgtgatgagattgatgtgggtgcaattcagggatggataaggcactcaaggcgcttcttccctcgatgtctggcaagggaagatattgcctgtgatgttgacgaggcgttgtggccagacccggctgtgcggcaagatgctgcctaa